The proteins below are encoded in one region of Halorhodospira halochloris:
- the pabC gene encoding aminodeoxychorismate lyase, which produces MQNKKLVNGRSEAVVDPDDRGLTYGDGLFETIPVRDGQLCLWNYHMDRLLDGSRRLGLPEPPLSLLREEARYLVRDIEKAVLKIIYTRGSGENRGYAPPSRPLPTRVLTLHEPPKQTVGNWFEGVEVNICKTRLSSQPALAGIKHLNRLEQVMARGEWRDQGVAEGLMLDENGLVVEGTATNVFVVQSSALVTPALDYCGVEGVMRRRIIDLAPELGLRVEHRGLYPEELGDVDELFLTNSVIGVWRVRSVAKSTIAQGHIANRFLERVAQDSLVPDQVMRTLDLPK; this is translated from the coding sequence TTGCAAAATAAAAAGCTTGTTAATGGCCGTTCTGAAGCTGTTGTAGACCCCGACGATCGGGGGCTTACCTACGGGGATGGGCTATTTGAGACCATACCCGTGCGCGATGGTCAGTTGTGCCTTTGGAACTACCACATGGACAGGCTTTTGGATGGGTCGCGCCGACTTGGCCTGCCTGAACCGCCACTAAGTTTACTTCGGGAAGAGGCGCGTTATTTAGTACGTGACATAGAAAAGGCTGTTCTGAAGATAATCTACACTCGTGGTTCTGGGGAGAACCGCGGCTACGCCCCCCCATCACGGCCTTTGCCTACTCGAGTCCTGACCCTCCATGAGCCGCCCAAACAGACCGTCGGCAATTGGTTTGAGGGGGTTGAAGTCAATATATGCAAAACCCGCCTTAGCTCACAACCGGCGTTGGCAGGCATCAAACATCTCAACCGCCTCGAGCAGGTCATGGCTCGCGGAGAGTGGCGTGATCAGGGTGTTGCTGAAGGTTTGATGCTCGATGAGAACGGCTTGGTTGTTGAAGGCACAGCGACTAATGTTTTTGTTGTGCAGTCGTCAGCCCTTGTAACACCAGCGCTCGATTACTGCGGCGTTGAGGGTGTTATGCGGCGGCGGATTATTGATTTGGCCCCTGAGCTCGGCTTAAGGGTTGAGCATAGAGGGCTGTACCCTGAGGAGTTAGGTGATGTCGACGAGCTCTTCCTAACCAACAGTGTCATAGGGGTATGGCGTGTCCGCTCAGTAGCTAAAAGTACTATTGCGCAGGGCCATATAGCTAACCGCTTCCTGGAGCGCGTCGCCCAAGATTCGCTGGTTCCTGATCAGGTTATGCGTACACTGGATCTGCCTAAGTAG
- the fabD gene encoding ACP S-malonyltransferase yields MSTSSSDLAFVFPGQGSQSVGMMSAWAESTTVRDTFAEASQVLGYDIWQLSEQGPAEELDRTDRTQPAILTASVALWRLWQERGGKEPALFAGHSLGEYSALVAAGSLQFADAVELVAERGKYMQEAVAAGRGAMAAIIGLQDEQVIESCARAAQGQVVQAVNFNAPGQVVIAGDAEAVERAGEIARQEGAKRVLPLSVSVPSHCSLMQPAAERLADKLAAVDIVPPRSAVLHNVDVEPCQDPEGIRVKLVQQLANPVRWSETISRIKADGVQVVGECGPGKVLSGLVKRIEKSLSAEPLYEPGSFDKLLGNFS; encoded by the coding sequence ATGAGTACATCGAGTAGCGATCTCGCTTTTGTTTTCCCCGGACAGGGGTCGCAGTCTGTTGGCATGATGAGCGCCTGGGCTGAATCAACAACAGTCAGGGATACTTTTGCGGAAGCTAGTCAAGTTCTTGGCTATGACATTTGGCAACTCAGTGAGCAGGGGCCTGCCGAAGAGCTAGATCGCACGGATCGTACCCAGCCGGCTATACTTACCGCTAGCGTCGCTCTGTGGCGGTTATGGCAAGAACGGGGCGGCAAAGAGCCTGCCCTATTTGCTGGACACAGTCTGGGTGAGTACTCTGCGCTTGTAGCGGCGGGTAGTTTGCAATTTGCTGATGCAGTCGAACTGGTCGCAGAGCGCGGTAAATACATGCAAGAGGCGGTAGCCGCCGGTAGGGGGGCTATGGCAGCAATAATAGGATTGCAGGATGAGCAGGTAATTGAGTCGTGCGCTCGCGCAGCTCAGGGCCAAGTAGTTCAGGCTGTAAACTTTAATGCCCCTGGTCAAGTGGTTATTGCTGGTGATGCCGAGGCCGTGGAACGCGCAGGTGAGATAGCCCGGCAGGAGGGAGCTAAGCGCGTATTGCCGTTATCGGTCAGCGTGCCTTCGCATTGTAGCTTGATGCAGCCTGCTGCTGAGCGTCTTGCCGATAAGCTCGCAGCTGTTGATATTGTGCCGCCTAGATCTGCGGTGCTGCATAACGTCGATGTAGAGCCCTGCCAGGACCCGGAGGGGATCCGCGTAAAGCTGGTGCAACAGCTAGCCAATCCGGTTCGCTGGAGCGAGACGATAAGTAGGATAAAAGCCGACGGGGTGCAAGTGGTCGGCGAATGTGGACCAGGGAAAGTGCTTAGTGGACTGGTCAAGCGGATTGAAAAAAGCTTGTCGGCTGAGCCACTTTATGAGCCTGGTTCATTCGATAAGTTGCTTGGTAATTTTTCATGA
- the fabF gene encoding beta-ketoacyl-ACP synthase II, giving the protein MDSNAVVVTGVGIVSPVGITADEAWESVISGKSGVRSIAEFDVSSYSVRIGGTIEGFDIARHLSAKEAKRMDPFIHYAFGASAQAIDDSGLDVESSEPDRIGIAIGSGIGGIQGIENGHQALIDGGPRKVSPFLVPSSVINMASGNISIHFGMRGPNLSAVTACAAGTHSIGVSARMIAAGDADVMLAGGAEKCITPLGVASFASARALSQRNDAPEQASRPWDSDRDGFVLSEGAAVLVLESYEHAKRRGANIYAQVTGFGNSADAYHITQPAESGEGAQRCMARALADARLNPEDIDYINAHGTSTVVGDVAEAAAVRRLFYANGAHGVPMSSTKSMTGHMLGAAGGIEAAFCLLAIRDGVIPPTINLDEQDQQCEGLDLVPHEARQKGLRHVLTNSFGFGGTNASLIFSHVE; this is encoded by the coding sequence ATGGATAGTAATGCAGTTGTTGTGACGGGGGTGGGGATAGTTTCGCCTGTCGGGATAACCGCCGATGAGGCTTGGGAGTCAGTAATCTCCGGCAAAAGTGGTGTCAGATCAATAGCGGAGTTCGATGTATCTTCATATTCGGTCAGAATAGGCGGCACCATAGAAGGGTTTGATATAGCCAGGCACTTGTCGGCTAAAGAGGCTAAACGGATGGATCCGTTTATCCACTATGCCTTTGGGGCCTCTGCTCAGGCTATCGATGATAGTGGCCTGGATGTTGAATCCAGCGAACCGGATCGGATCGGTATTGCGATCGGCTCAGGTATAGGTGGCATACAGGGTATTGAGAATGGTCACCAGGCCCTTATCGACGGAGGGCCGCGCAAGGTCTCCCCTTTTTTGGTGCCAAGCAGCGTTATAAACATGGCCTCCGGCAATATATCCATCCACTTCGGGATGCGCGGTCCGAATCTTTCAGCTGTTACTGCTTGTGCTGCGGGCACCCACAGTATAGGCGTGTCTGCCCGTATGATAGCAGCCGGTGATGCAGATGTTATGCTGGCAGGTGGTGCCGAGAAGTGCATTACGCCGCTTGGTGTTGCTTCTTTTGCCTCGGCACGGGCGCTATCCCAGCGCAATGATGCCCCTGAACAGGCGAGCAGGCCGTGGGACAGTGATAGGGATGGTTTTGTCTTAAGTGAGGGTGCGGCAGTACTAGTCCTCGAGTCATACGAACATGCTAAGCGTAGGGGCGCCAATATCTACGCTCAGGTGACCGGGTTTGGTAACAGTGCCGATGCCTATCATATAACTCAACCGGCAGAGAGTGGTGAAGGAGCCCAGCGCTGTATGGCCCGGGCTCTAGCGGATGCGCGCCTAAACCCTGAGGATATCGACTATATAAACGCCCATGGGACGTCTACAGTAGTGGGAGATGTTGCTGAAGCTGCGGCTGTTCGCAGGTTATTCTATGCAAACGGCGCCCATGGGGTGCCGATGAGCTCAACCAAGTCAATGACTGGGCACATGTTAGGTGCAGCTGGCGGTATTGAAGCGGCATTTTGCCTATTAGCAATTCGTGATGGTGTTATCCCGCCCACCATAAACCTAGACGAACAAGATCAGCAATGTGAGGGGCTTGATTTGGTGCCCCATGAGGCGCGGCAAAAGGGACTACGCCATGTGCTAACTAATTCATTTGGATTCGGCGGCACTAATGCCTCATTGATATTTAGTCATGTCGAATAG
- the mltG gene encoding endolytic transglycosylase MltG, translating into MTLRGFLFILATLAIILPASILGLGAYKLNKPLQVDSSPKVIEIADGSSLSAVAHRMEREGWVDSHTVLFMRLYGRITGLAGQIKTGEYAISDSISAKQLLDSMAAGDVVQHRLTVVEGWTLAQLLESLRQHDRIEYTLEGVEKEDLLKELGIGEDRHPEGLFYPTTYNFPSGITDRQFLRNAYSEMIKRLEQIWQTRQVGLPLDTPYDALILASIIEREARVEEERARIAGVFIRRLDKGMRLQADPTVVYGIGDDFSGRITRADLRRDTPYNTYTRSGLPPTPIALPGSSSIKAAVNPEPGDELYFVARGDGTHHFSSTLEEHNRAVQRYILGNR; encoded by the coding sequence ATGACTCTGCGCGGATTCCTTTTTATCTTAGCCACACTGGCAATTATTCTTCCTGCCAGTATTCTTGGGCTGGGCGCATACAAGCTCAACAAGCCTTTGCAGGTAGACTCCTCACCCAAAGTAATAGAGATAGCTGATGGATCATCCCTTAGCGCGGTGGCGCATAGGATGGAACGAGAAGGGTGGGTGGATTCGCATACGGTTTTGTTTATGCGCTTGTATGGCCGCATAACCGGCCTTGCTGGGCAGATCAAGACAGGCGAGTATGCTATCAGTGATAGCATCAGCGCCAAGCAGCTTCTCGATAGCATGGCAGCTGGAGATGTGGTACAGCACAGATTGACAGTCGTCGAAGGGTGGACATTGGCCCAACTACTCGAGTCACTGCGCCAGCACGATAGGATCGAATATACCCTCGAGGGAGTTGAAAAGGAAGATCTGCTGAAAGAGCTAGGAATAGGCGAAGATCGCCATCCGGAGGGATTGTTTTATCCAACCACCTACAACTTCCCCAGTGGCATAACTGATCGCCAATTTTTACGCAACGCCTACTCTGAGATGATTAAGCGCCTAGAGCAGATATGGCAAACTAGACAGGTTGGTCTGCCGTTAGATACCCCTTACGATGCCTTGATTCTGGCTTCCATTATTGAGCGTGAGGCTAGGGTAGAAGAGGAGAGGGCGCGCATTGCCGGCGTCTTCATTCGCCGTCTAGATAAGGGCATGCGTCTACAGGCCGATCCGACAGTTGTCTATGGCATAGGCGATGATTTCTCTGGCCGCATCACTCGTGCCGATTTGCGCCGGGACACACCCTATAACACCTACACCCGCAGCGGGTTGCCGCCGACACCGATAGCATTGCCCGGTTCTTCATCGATTAAGGCCGCGGTAAATCCTGAGCCGGGTGACGAGCTTTACTTTGTCGCCCGGGGCGACGGCACTCACCACTTCTCGTCAACTCTGGAAGAACACAATCGAGCTGTACAGCGCTATATATTGGGTAATCGATAA
- a CDS encoding AAA family ATPase — protein MASRRQNTGAVKTKGAKSQQPLEQGDKQQQGASEDDVHQALIQGSSDLAPWLVPELERSLGLFDAGRLHHALLLSGRTGLGKSFLAMALARALLCDLNQGGGGGGSPTSAAQRPCGECKSCRLTAAGNHPDMRLLGPNKAGERGEIVVDTVRGLIEFLHLSAQLGGTKVAVIVPCDRLNRSAANSLLKTLEEPPQGVFLILATGRPGRLPATVRSRCTIHQLPSPRLDEAQLWLSGHHNLSSEKLRQALVLCGGMPFSAHNMLHQHGLDRLEALLQQLHRLSAGGDPIKEAQMWQDNPHVLAEMLTAVIAELLRRKHGGSMLGMLPAALSERLADATPLDSLHQVFEQITAHRRHLEQPLQGRLAAEAIFIDLSTALWGRAARSVL, from the coding sequence ATGGCGAGCAGGCGGCAAAACACTGGTGCTGTTAAGACCAAAGGCGCTAAATCGCAGCAGCCTTTAGAGCAAGGTGATAAGCAGCAGCAAGGTGCTAGCGAAGATGATGTGCACCAGGCGCTTATTCAGGGCAGCTCTGATCTAGCACCGTGGCTTGTGCCCGAATTGGAGCGTTCGCTCGGTCTCTTCGACGCGGGTAGACTCCATCATGCGCTGCTCCTGAGTGGCCGTACCGGTTTGGGCAAGAGCTTTCTGGCCATGGCTTTGGCCCGGGCCTTGTTGTGTGATCTTAACCAAGGGGGTGGGGGCGGTGGCAGCCCCACTAGCGCTGCACAGCGCCCCTGTGGGGAGTGTAAGTCATGCCGGTTGACCGCCGCCGGCAATCATCCCGATATGCGCCTGCTGGGTCCGAATAAAGCTGGTGAGCGCGGTGAAATAGTCGTCGATACAGTCCGTGGCCTGATTGAGTTTCTCCACCTCAGTGCCCAACTCGGCGGCACCAAGGTTGCGGTGATTGTGCCGTGTGACCGGCTCAACCGCTCGGCCGCTAACAGCCTTCTCAAGACCTTGGAAGAGCCGCCCCAAGGAGTCTTTTTGATCCTCGCTACCGGTCGCCCTGGTAGATTACCCGCTACAGTCCGCAGTCGCTGCACAATTCACCAGCTACCTTCCCCTCGGCTGGATGAGGCACAGCTTTGGTTGTCTGGCCACCACAACCTCAGTTCTGAAAAGCTACGCCAAGCCCTTGTTCTGTGTGGTGGCATGCCTTTCAGTGCGCACAACATGCTGCATCAGCACGGTTTGGACAGGCTAGAGGCCTTATTGCAGCAGCTGCATCGGTTAAGCGCCGGTGGCGACCCAATCAAAGAAGCCCAGATGTGGCAGGATAATCCGCATGTTTTGGCGGAAATGCTAACTGCAGTGATTGCCGAGTTGCTGCGGCGTAAGCACGGCGGTTCAATGCTAGGCATGCTGCCTGCTGCGCTTAGCGAAAGATTGGCCGATGCCACGCCGCTGGATTCACTCCACCAAGTCTTCGAGCAGATCACCGCCCATAGGCGCCATTTAGAGCAGCCTCTCCAAGGTCGCCTAGCTGCTGAAGCTATTTTCATTGATTTATCGACAGCCTTGTGGGGCAGGGCGGCTAGAAGTGTCCTATAA
- a CDS encoding beta-ketoacyl-ACP synthase III, whose product MTRARILGTGSYLPEKVVTNHDIEKLVDTSDNWIRERTGIYERRVVAESQVCGDLALVAAQRALESAGVSGSDIDLVIVATCTPDNIFPSTASVLQSRLDIQPGAPSFDVSAACSGFIYALGIADKFVRSGAAKRPLVVGSETMTRILDWDDRGTCVLFGDGAGAVVLEASENEDGIISSHLHSDGSFESLLYVPWGPGRGFSALDDKSGYIRMRGNEVFKVAVNTLTRIVEESLESAQVDKSEIDWLIPHQANIRIIQATAKKLELPMDRVVVTVGEHGNTSAASVPIALDTAVKDGRIKRGELLLMEAFGGGFTWGSALVRY is encoded by the coding sequence GTGACCAGGGCAAGGATTTTAGGTACCGGTAGCTATCTGCCTGAAAAGGTGGTAACTAATCACGATATCGAGAAGCTAGTCGATACCTCGGATAATTGGATACGCGAGAGGACCGGGATCTACGAGCGCAGAGTAGTAGCAGAGAGCCAGGTTTGCGGAGATCTTGCCCTGGTTGCCGCGCAGCGAGCGTTGGAGTCAGCCGGCGTAAGTGGCAGTGATATCGACCTGGTTATTGTAGCTACCTGTACCCCGGATAATATCTTTCCTAGTACCGCTTCAGTGCTACAGAGCCGTCTGGATATTCAACCAGGGGCCCCATCCTTCGATGTTTCAGCCGCGTGCTCGGGGTTTATATACGCGTTAGGTATAGCTGATAAATTTGTCCGCTCAGGTGCTGCCAAACGCCCGCTTGTGGTTGGTTCAGAAACGATGACCAGAATCCTGGATTGGGATGACCGCGGCACCTGCGTCTTGTTCGGTGACGGGGCCGGGGCGGTAGTCTTGGAGGCGAGCGAAAATGAAGATGGGATTATTTCCTCCCATCTGCACTCCGATGGTAGCTTCGAGTCGCTGCTATACGTCCCCTGGGGGCCAGGCCGAGGGTTCTCCGCCCTCGATGATAAGAGCGGCTATATTCGTATGCGTGGAAATGAGGTTTTTAAGGTCGCGGTCAACACGCTCACCAGGATAGTTGAGGAGAGCTTGGAGAGTGCGCAGGTCGATAAATCTGAAATCGATTGGCTGATCCCGCACCAGGCTAACATAAGGATTATTCAGGCAACGGCCAAAAAACTTGAATTGCCTATGGACAGGGTAGTAGTGACAGTAGGCGAACATGGCAACACATCAGCTGCTTCAGTGCCAATCGCCCTTGATACCGCTGTCAAAGATGGGCGCATCAAGCGCGGTGAATTGCTGCTGATGGAGGCCTTTGGTGGCGGCTTCACATGGGGATCGGCGCTGGTACGCTACTAG
- the tmk gene encoding dTMP kinase yields the protein MLDKARGFFITIEGIEGAGKSTCLDAISSTLAEMGINNPIVTREPGGTEVGEAIRAILLNSHYRGMSGESEALLLFAARAEHVAQVIRPNVEAGRWVISDRFTDASYAYQGGGRGLGAERIATLEKWAMPDDIQPDITLLLDVEPHVGRERVGKRKGEADRFEKEQDDFFAVVREAYLNRATAQPQRFRVIDANQSVDYVTRQVKQAIRGLIEQRSN from the coding sequence ATGCTGGATAAGGCAAGAGGTTTTTTTATCACTATTGAGGGCATTGAAGGGGCGGGCAAATCAACCTGTCTTGATGCTATCAGCTCAACACTAGCTGAGATGGGGATCAACAATCCGATAGTCACTCGCGAGCCTGGTGGTACCGAGGTCGGTGAGGCGATAAGGGCAATTCTGCTTAACTCCCACTATCGGGGTATGTCTGGCGAGAGCGAGGCGCTGTTGCTTTTCGCCGCCCGCGCCGAACACGTTGCTCAGGTGATTCGCCCTAATGTTGAGGCAGGAAGGTGGGTAATCAGTGATCGTTTTACGGATGCTAGCTATGCCTATCAGGGCGGCGGTAGAGGTTTAGGGGCGGAGCGTATCGCTACATTAGAGAAGTGGGCGATGCCCGATGATATACAGCCAGATATTACCCTATTGCTGGATGTAGAGCCGCACGTCGGCAGAGAGCGGGTGGGAAAGCGCAAAGGAGAGGCTGATCGTTTCGAGAAGGAGCAAGATGATTTCTTTGCGGTTGTCCGAGAGGCATACCTAAACCGAGCCACCGCTCAACCGCAAAGGTTCCGTGTCATAGACGCTAATCAGTCAGTTGACTATGTTACCCGTCAGGTTAAGCAGGCTATTCGCGGTTTGATAGAGCAACGCAGCAACTGA
- the fabG gene encoding 3-oxoacyl-ACP reductase FabG: MGHYNLEGEVAFVTGASRGIGHAILHELGQSGAVVIGTATSDAGATAISEGLQKSGITGTGMALNVTDTEQISSVVKDITAQFGAPTILVNNAGINRDNLLMRMKDDEWDSILDTNLSSVYRVSKACLRGMTKAKRGRIINIGSVVGSMGNAGQANYAAAKAGMIGFTKSLSRELGGRGITVNTVAPGFIETDMTAAMSEEQRSALTGNIPLERLGSPADIAAAVAFLASPGAGYITGETLHVNGGMYMG; encoded by the coding sequence GTGGGGCACTATAACCTGGAAGGTGAAGTGGCTTTTGTTACTGGGGCAAGCCGCGGTATAGGTCACGCGATCCTACACGAACTGGGTCAGTCGGGCGCAGTGGTTATCGGAACGGCAACGAGCGATGCCGGTGCTACTGCGATTAGTGAGGGTTTGCAAAAATCCGGCATTACAGGTACCGGAATGGCCCTGAATGTTACGGATACTGAGCAGATTAGCTCGGTGGTCAAGGATATAACCGCTCAATTTGGTGCTCCGACGATCCTGGTCAACAACGCCGGGATTAACCGCGACAATCTGCTAATGCGCATGAAAGATGACGAGTGGGATTCTATCCTCGATACTAACCTCAGTTCGGTTTACCGAGTCAGCAAGGCTTGTCTACGAGGCATGACTAAAGCTAAGCGCGGACGGATAATAAACATCGGCTCGGTAGTTGGATCCATGGGGAATGCCGGACAGGCGAACTATGCAGCCGCAAAGGCCGGTATGATCGGATTCACTAAGTCTTTATCGCGAGAACTCGGCGGCCGTGGCATCACCGTGAACACTGTGGCACCAGGTTTCATAGAAACCGATATGACCGCTGCTATGAGCGAAGAGCAGCGCAGTGCCTTGACTGGTAACATACCCTTGGAGCGGCTTGGGAGCCCCGCAGACATAGCTGCTGCAGTCGCGTTCCTAGCATCTCCAGGTGCCGGTTATATAACCGGCGAGACGTTACATGTCAATGGCGGTATGTATATGGGATAG
- a CDS encoding aminotransferase class V-fold PLP-dependent enzyme, whose amino-acid sequence MPNHPQFPHDQDIIYLNHAGVGPWPKCASEAVQAFASECASRGAADYPNWITVETRLRQRLSRIMGVRHEEDIALIPNTSAGLSIIAFGLDWQPGDEVVINDQEFPSNRWVWQALEKRFGVKVKQVCLDSAPTPEDALISALTAKTRILPVSSVQYGSGLRMDLERLGSACHERGIIFCVDAIQSLGALRFASDYARCIVADGHKWMLGPEGLGAMYISPVLRERLNLHQFGWHMVEHLGDFKRDNWQPAQSARRFEPGSPNLLGAHALEASLGLIEQTGIDEIERDVLANAQLNFEMAQQRDFELVTPTSTTRHAGIATFRIPDIDPEQLLAELRNSGVACAERCGGIRFSAHFYNTRQDLGQAWQRLDECVDRLRD is encoded by the coding sequence ATGCCAAACCATCCGCAGTTTCCCCACGATCAAGACATCATCTACCTCAACCATGCCGGCGTCGGACCGTGGCCAAAGTGCGCCAGCGAAGCTGTCCAAGCCTTCGCTAGCGAGTGTGCTAGCCGTGGGGCTGCTGATTACCCGAACTGGATCACCGTTGAGACCCGCCTGCGCCAGCGGTTAAGCCGCATCATGGGAGTTCGGCACGAGGAAGATATCGCCCTGATTCCTAACACCTCCGCAGGGCTATCCATCATTGCCTTCGGGCTCGATTGGCAACCCGGCGATGAAGTGGTTATTAATGACCAGGAATTCCCTTCCAATCGCTGGGTTTGGCAGGCCTTGGAGAAGCGCTTTGGGGTCAAGGTAAAGCAAGTTTGCCTAGATTCAGCACCAACCCCTGAAGATGCGCTTATCAGTGCGCTAACAGCCAAAACCCGCATTCTTCCAGTAAGCAGCGTCCAGTATGGCAGCGGCCTGCGTATGGACCTTGAGCGTCTCGGCTCAGCGTGTCATGAGCGCGGAATAATCTTCTGTGTCGACGCTATCCAAAGCCTAGGTGCTCTACGCTTTGCAAGTGACTACGCCAGATGCATAGTTGCCGATGGCCATAAATGGATGCTCGGCCCCGAGGGTTTAGGGGCCATGTATATCTCACCTGTACTCAGAGAGAGACTAAACCTGCACCAATTCGGCTGGCACATGGTTGAACATCTAGGCGACTTTAAGCGCGACAATTGGCAACCAGCCCAATCTGCCCGCCGCTTCGAACCCGGCAGCCCCAACCTACTTGGTGCTCACGCCCTTGAGGCTAGCCTAGGGCTTATTGAGCAGACTGGCATAGATGAAATTGAGCGCGATGTCCTAGCTAATGCCCAACTTAACTTTGAAATGGCTCAACAGCGGGACTTCGAACTTGTAACGCCAACCTCGACTACTCGTCATGCCGGCATAGCAACATTCCGGATACCTGATATCGACCCGGAGCAACTGCTCGCTGAACTGCGCAACAGTGGCGTAGCCTGCGCTGAACGCTGCGGTGGGATACGTTTTTCGGCCCATTTCTATAATACCAGACAGGATTTGGGGCAAGCTTGGCAGAGGTTGGATGAGTGTGTTGACAGGTTACGCGATTAG
- a CDS encoding SDR family NAD(P)-dependent oxidoreductase: MKWQDDELAVVTGGGTGLGRALAHGLAKQGANVLIVGRREEPLKQTASFAPENISYQAADLASEDGRDKVANAIPQDKRVRSLIHNAGMLEPIGPLAEVELEQWRKAIAINVEAPLFLTKTMLAKMQQGGRVMHVSSGAAHKAMVGWGTYCTGKAALFMLYEVLKEELWDQRVLVGSVRPGVVDTPMQELIRQQTPERFPAVNRFVKLKENNQLYKPEEAADFILWALLETADKQFVEQEWNIGDEEHAKRWQETRSGNLR; the protein is encoded by the coding sequence ATGAAGTGGCAAGATGATGAGCTAGCGGTCGTGACCGGTGGTGGAACGGGGCTTGGCCGTGCTCTAGCACACGGCTTGGCGAAACAAGGTGCCAATGTCCTCATTGTTGGTAGGCGGGAGGAGCCCCTGAAGCAGACGGCCAGCTTTGCCCCGGAAAACATATCCTATCAGGCAGCAGATCTGGCTAGTGAAGATGGCCGCGATAAGGTGGCTAATGCTATTCCTCAAGACAAGCGAGTGCGAAGCCTGATCCATAATGCCGGTATGCTTGAGCCTATAGGGCCTCTGGCTGAGGTAGAGCTCGAGCAATGGCGCAAAGCAATTGCTATCAACGTTGAGGCGCCGCTATTTCTGACCAAGACCATGCTCGCGAAAATGCAGCAGGGTGGGCGAGTGATGCACGTCTCATCGGGTGCTGCACACAAGGCCATGGTTGGCTGGGGAACTTACTGCACTGGTAAGGCAGCACTGTTTATGCTTTATGAGGTCCTCAAAGAGGAGCTTTGGGATCAGCGGGTGCTGGTTGGTTCAGTCCGCCCAGGTGTAGTCGATACACCGATGCAGGAGTTGATAAGGCAACAGACGCCGGAGCGCTTTCCCGCGGTCAACCGCTTTGTAAAGCTCAAGGAGAATAATCAGCTCTATAAGCCAGAAGAGGCAGCTGACTTTATTCTCTGGGCTCTACTAGAGACAGCGGATAAGCAGTTCGTTGAGCAAGAGTGGAATATTGGTGATGAGGAACATGCCAAACGCTGGCAGGAGACTCGTTCAGGTAACCTGAGATAA
- the acpP gene encoding acyl carrier protein, with protein sequence MSSIEDRVKKIVVEQLGVKDEEVTGEASFVDDLGADSLDTVELVMALEEEFECEIPDEEAEKITTVQQAVDYINKHLEG encoded by the coding sequence ATGAGCAGCATCGAAGATCGCGTCAAGAAGATTGTCGTAGAGCAATTAGGGGTTAAGGATGAGGAAGTGACGGGCGAGGCATCCTTCGTCGATGACCTGGGAGCCGACTCCCTCGACACTGTAGAGCTGGTAATGGCACTTGAAGAAGAGTTCGAGTGTGAAATCCCCGACGAGGAAGCCGAAAAAATCACGACGGTTCAGCAAGCGGTCGACTATATCAATAAGCATCTGGAGGGGTGA